Sequence from the Xiphophorus maculatus strain JP 163 A chromosome 16, X_maculatus-5.0-male, whole genome shotgun sequence genome:
tgatttaaagcttttttgtcCAAAGTgatttcatgtgaaaatgtgaagatCACTGACTGTGATAATTGTCAGAAATAACACCGTGACTGGTTTGGCTCTAAACAttcaataaatgagaaaaaagtttttataatttaaaattgaatagtttgttttctattttatgcaaaaatataaaaaagattgtttttagtcTTGTATATTTGacaatttgtttgaaatgaCCAAAACAGAAGGTCCAAATCTTGACAAATTTTCTCCAACTGTAGatttaaaagctgtttaaagttaaatttaaatttcagacggaacagtttgttttcagtcgtatgcaaagatagaaaaaaaaaaaaaaaaattttatttatttttttgcacgtTTGATAATGGTGACAAGaatcaaatctggaaaaattgaaaagctgtttaaagttatttcatttGAAGATCAATGACTGTGATAATTTCCAGAAATAATGCTTTGATTTGCATGAgaataaagttcaaataaatgatagttttaaatttcatgAATGGTTTTAGGACGCTGAAACTGATCAAAAGTTATGTGATCTTGTCATGTTTGATCTGCTTTGTGTTAAAGTCACTGACCAACTTTCCATGCCTCTGTTTTGGTTTAGACATTTTGAGAAGAAGTGTTCGACTGGTGCTAAATGGTTACTATGGAGCTGATGGAAAACCAACCATCTCTTATCATGAGACCAGCATCAGGTAAACAGAATCAACAGAAGTATTAAATtcaagaaatggcaaaaatatttcttcccctttgaactttttacttcttttcatgtaaaaaccacaaactcatGTGTACTATTTAGCAATTTAGCAAATaagaaagaaattttttttttttgacaaatttctgtagcagtttatttttcagcctTCCAATTGTGATGCCTCTAAATTATGATTGTGATGTATGTTCCATACATACATCACAACTGCCTTCTGATGTCACTAATTAGGATTCAGTTAGGAATAGACACAGTGGAGGAATTCAGTGTTCAGTCACTTTTAAAAAGCGTGAATATTTATGCAGCCACTTTCTttaggtaaaatatttttgtttgttgctattatttttatataggTTAGTTTTCACGTTGACATTATAAggtctttagtttattttttagaccttagtttgaatgcaaattcaaactaacttaaaaatatatgatgggaaaaataaaaataagaggcTGTGCAGGAAGGGCTAATTTACAGCATAGGAAAATAATACtgtacataaattaaaatagcaaactcagatcaaaagaGATGTAGAACTAAGTATGActgataaaaaatgtacaaagtttgtgtttgtaatgtgataaCATTGAATTATAACCCAAGTCTCCCTTGAATAATAGATTCTTATTCTCAATGGTGACTTCCTGGTTAAGTAAAGGgtcattaaaaacaagatgtaaaaaagttcaagggaagtgaatacttttgccaaAACGACTTTGCATATTTTACTCAATAATCTTAGGATCTATGAatctgtttacatatttgtatttgttctaCCTTGgctgaacaggaagtggacaTACCGTCGGTATAACCACGCAGCAACAAAAGAGACGTCTTCAGGAaacatcagctgcagcagcagcagcagcagctgctgcagcaatgAGGACCTATTGAAGTTCACGCTGAAACGTTGTTTTGTCAGCGTCATATTTCTCGCCTTGTTTTatggtaaatgattttcttctACAAACAGCCAAGCACCGATATTTCTAAGTTTTGTAGAGAGTTTTTAGTCTGAAAACAGTGTCACTAATCCTGCCACCTTCTTCTCATTTCTCCTCATTTGTCAGGATTTGCCTGCATTATTGCTCCTCTTTCCATGGACCCTCTGGTTTCTTCACCCCCCACCATAAACACAGTAAGCTTTCTGTTAATCAAAACCCATATATGAATGTCCTCTTTAGTGATATGACCCAACATCTAACTTCAATTGTGTTTAGGTTTCGGTCCCAGGATGTGAAGATAAAGGAAGACAAATACAGGAAGTGAAGGATGTTCTGATAGTCCTGCAGAATAAGATGGACTACCTTCTTCCATCGGCAGATTTGTTGCCCAACTTTGCTCTGAAATCACAAGGTAAGTCATTGCTATCATAAATCTGACTGAATGTTTTAAGCTTAGATGGTTTTAAttcactttctgtgtgtgtttgaaaacagGAGCAAAGGTTTTACAGTGGAGGCCATTAGCCGCACATCCTGGCCAACTACAAAGATGCGGTTGGTTTGGGTTTGCACTAGAAGAGCCATTTATCCACCCAGACATTGTCATCCAGGTATGAACTGAACTGCAATCATAATGCAACATGAATACGAAGCAGAATGGTGTTTGTATGTGATGTAATAGTTAGAAGGttgtttgtttatcattttaacaTCCCACTGAAACTTTGAACTGGTTTTCTCTTCAGGGGAGGACTCGCCTAAATCCAGGAGAGTGCTGGGCTTTTGAAGGTTCCCAGGGACATTTAGCCATCGCCCTGTCCCACAGAGTCCTTATCAGTCACGTCACCTTGGGTCACCTGCCTAAAATGTTGTCCCCGACTGGTAACATCTGGAGTGCTCCCAAGGAGTTTTCTGTCTATGTAAGCCACAAGTATCTGAATATTAAACAGCAACACTCAGTCTAACTTTCAGACATATTTATAAGaatatttgtctaattttgttttgcagggaATGAGGGAACCTGAACAGGAGTGGACTCACCTGGGAACTTTTATCTATGAGGAGGATGGAGATTCTCTTCAGACCTTTGAGCTACCGGTATGTTTATCccagttgctttttttattgctacTTTGCTTAATCACTGGCAACATATTTATACCCATTgaacttttcagtgttttcatgttaaaaatataaacgtCATCGTATTCTAAATCTGGTAAATCTAGAGagtctttttctctgttgttggAGACTTTAATGGCGATAACTCTGTGTTGCTCGGCTGCAGACAGCTTGTCTGCCCTGAGCGAGCAACGAGAGCGGCCATTAGCTGCCAGAAGCTTCTCCGGCTTCCTCAGCTGGTCTCATACAGTCATCCTCAACACCAAACCCTCACCAACACTCAGAGCAGAGGAGACCCATCCCATTCTGTGTCCACATTGCAAACAAA
This genomic interval carries:
- the LOC111611667 gene encoding SUN domain-containing protein 1-like; this translates as MAAAFLHTYAGTFYDPKGDEANGHRDPLLQATCEILGPLWFLMPERGLEPPELKRGDPLEQQTRPAGQDLTDPPTDRFACIIAPLSMDPLVSSPPTINTVSVPGCEDKGRQIQEVKDVLIVLQNKMDYLLPSADLLPNFALKSQGAKVLQWRPLAAHPGQLQRCGWFGFALEEPFIHPDIVIQGRTRLNPGECWAFEGSQGHLAIALSHRVLISHVTLGHLPKMLSPTGNIWSAPKEFSVYGMREPEQEWTHLGTFIYEEDGDSLQTFELPTACLP